Proteins co-encoded in one uncultured Bacteroides sp. genomic window:
- the trpC gene encoding indole-3-glycerol phosphate synthase TrpC, whose amino-acid sequence MKDILMDIIEAKRITVSAQKKAISLGMLQDGATEERRMISMRQALANSTSGIIAEFKRKSPSKGWINKDACVEEVTAAYAANGASALSILTDNKFFGGDLKDLRNARPGVNIPILRKDFIIDEYQLYQAKIVGADAVLLIAAALEKEECSFLAAKAHELGLEVLLEIHSEKELEYVDSSIEMVGVNNRNLGTFVTDVENSFQLAALLPKDTLLVSESGISSPETVIKLREAGFRGFLIGENFMKTNNPGKALGEFIKQLN is encoded by the coding sequence ATGAAAGATATACTGATGGATATCATTGAAGCCAAGCGAATTACTGTCAGCGCACAGAAGAAGGCTATTTCTCTGGGAATGCTTCAGGATGGAGCTACAGAAGAGCGCAGGATGATTTCTATGCGACAAGCTCTTGCCAACTCCACCTCTGGCATTATTGCAGAGTTCAAACGTAAATCGCCTTCCAAGGGATGGATCAACAAAGATGCCTGTGTGGAAGAAGTTACTGCCGCTTATGCAGCAAACGGCGCTTCGGCTCTCTCTATTCTGACAGATAACAAGTTTTTTGGCGGAGACCTGAAAGATTTGCGCAATGCACGTCCGGGAGTAAATATTCCTATCCTGCGAAAAGATTTTATCATTGATGAGTATCAGCTCTATCAGGCTAAAATTGTAGGAGCTGATGCTGTTCTGCTGATTGCTGCAGCACTGGAAAAAGAAGAATGCAGCTTCCTTGCAGCGAAAGCGCATGAGCTGGGATTGGAAGTGTTACTGGAAATCCACAGCGAAAAAGAATTGGAATATGTGGATAGCAGCATTGAAATGGTGGGGGTTAATAACCGTAATCTGGGAACGTTTGTTACCGATGTTGAAAATTCGTTCCAACTTGCTGCTCTTTTGCCGAAAGATACTCTGCTGGTGTCGGAAAGTGGAATTTCCTCTCCGGAAACAGTGATAAAACTTCGTGAAGCAGGTTTCCGGGGTTTCCTTATCGGGGAAAACTTTATGAAAACAAACAATCCGGGAAAAGCTCTTGGAGAATTTATTAAACAGCTAAACTAA
- a CDS encoding phosphoribosylanthranilate isomerase, giving the protein MLIKVCGMRDSENIREVEKLDIDMMGMIFHKGSSRFVASLPHYLPGKVKRVGVFVNEKQETILTLNNQFLFNFIQLHGTESPEYCVSLRDKGMNLIKAFSISTPADLEATEKYEGLCSYFLFDTKCEGHGGSGKQFDWSIISHYHGLTPFLLSGGISPQSVDKLKVFHHERFAGIDINSCFETAPAMKDVEKLKRFVNELKK; this is encoded by the coding sequence ATGCTTATCAAAGTATGTGGTATGCGAGATTCTGAGAACATCCGTGAAGTGGAAAAACTGGACATCGACATGATGGGAATGATTTTCCATAAGGGTTCTTCAAGGTTTGTGGCCAGTCTGCCCCATTATCTACCCGGGAAGGTAAAAAGAGTGGGCGTTTTCGTGAATGAGAAGCAAGAGACGATATTAACACTAAATAATCAGTTTTTATTTAATTTCATACAGCTTCACGGAACAGAATCGCCTGAATATTGTGTATCTTTGCGAGACAAAGGAATGAACCTGATTAAAGCTTTTTCAATATCCACTCCTGCTGATCTGGAAGCAACGGAAAAATACGAAGGACTTTGCAGCTACTTTCTTTTTGACACGAAATGTGAGGGACACGGTGGTTCCGGAAAACAATTCGACTGGTCAATCATCTCTCACTATCACGGACTGACACCTTTTCTGCTCAGCGGAGGCATCTCTCCCCAGAGTGTGGATAAGCTGAAAGTATTTCATCATGAACGTTTTGCCGGAATAGATATCAACAGTTGTTTTGAAACAGCTCCGGCAATGAAAGACGTGGAAAAGCTGAAAAGGTTTGTGAATGAACTAAAGAAATAG
- the trpA gene encoding tryptophan synthase subunit alpha yields the protein MNRINQLMYSNTKGVLSVYFTAGYPNLEDTASIISELEKKGVNMVEIGIPFSDPMADGQVIQEASTQALNNGMTLKLLFEQIRDIRHHVKIPLILMGYLNPVMQYGFENFCRKCVECGVDGMIIPDLPFKDYQEKYHLIAERYNLKVIMLITPETSEERIRLIDEHTDGFIYMVSSASTTGAQTEFDAEKRSYFKRIEAMKLNNPCLIGFGISNKSTFHAACEHASGAIIGSKFITLLKEEENISVAVDKLLAQLKD from the coding sequence ATGAATAGAATTAATCAGTTAATGTACAGCAACACCAAAGGTGTTCTTTCTGTATATTTCACTGCAGGCTATCCTAATCTGGAGGATACCGCAAGCATTATAAGCGAACTGGAGAAAAAAGGAGTAAACATGGTCGAGATCGGTATTCCTTTCAGTGATCCGATGGCAGATGGTCAGGTTATACAAGAAGCATCAACACAGGCATTAAACAATGGAATGACGCTAAAACTTCTTTTCGAACAGATTAGAGATATCCGTCATCATGTAAAAATTCCACTCATCCTGATGGGATATCTTAATCCGGTTATGCAATACGGTTTTGAAAACTTCTGCCGTAAATGTGTGGAATGTGGTGTCGACGGAATGATTATCCCCGATCTTCCTTTCAAGGATTATCAGGAGAAATATCACCTTATAGCCGAGCGCTACAACCTGAAAGTTATCATGCTGATCACTCCGGAAACCAGCGAAGAACGCATTCGTTTGATCGACGAACATACAGACGGATTCATCTACATGGTATCTTCAGCTTCCACCACTGGTGCACAAACGGAATTCGATGCTGAAAAGAGAAGCTACTTCAAACGGATTGAGGCAATGAAACTGAATAACCCTTGCCTGATAGGATTCGGCATTTCCAACAAATCTACTTTCCATGCAGCCTGCGAACATGCTTCAGGAGCTATCATAGGCAGCAAGTTCATTACTTTGCTAAAAGAAGAGGAAAACATATCGGTAGCAGTAGATAAACTATTGGCACAACTGAAAGATTAA